Proteins from one Triticum aestivum cultivar Chinese Spring chromosome 7A, IWGSC CS RefSeq v2.1, whole genome shotgun sequence genomic window:
- the LOC123146871 gene encoding 4-hydroxyphenylacetaldehyde oxime monooxygenase — translation MATPLTSLLLSLPQQWQPVLLALLSILSLLLWRRSSSRKRLKLPPGPARVPLLGNLHQLGPMPHRTLRDLARVHGPVMQLQLGKAPTVVLSSAEAAWEALKAHDLDCCTRPVTAGTKRLTYDLKNVAFAPYGTYWRKVRKLLTVELLSTRRVKAAWYARHEQVEKLMSTLSHAEAKPVALDEHILSLSDGIIGTVAFGNIYGSDKFSQNNSFQAALDDVMEMLSSSGSSAEDLLPGVVGRLVDRLTGFVARRERIFTQLDAFFEMVIQHHLDPKRVLPQNGGDLIDVLIDLWKKPRDTFSFTKDHVKAVIFSTFVAGIDTSAATIMWAMSELVRKPRVLKKVQDHIRALVGGNKRVKPEDMPKLSYLRMVVKETLRLHPAAPLLLPRETMRDIKIGGYDVPAKTRIYVNALAIGRDPISWSNDPDEFNPDRFEVNDIDFKGEHPELMPFGAGRRICPGISMAMATIEFTLANLLFSFEWALPEGTTTDDVNMEEEGRLILHRKEPLVLVPTAYHLDL, via the exons ATGGCGACCCCACTCACCTCGCTACTCCTCTCCCTACCCCAACAATGGCAGCCCGTCCTCTTGGCACTTCTCTCCATCCTTTCCCTCCTGCTGTGGAGAAGGAGCTCGTCCAGGAAACGGCTCAAGCTGCCACCAGGCCCTGCGAGGGTGCCCCTCCTGGGCAACCTGCACCAGCTTGGCCCCATGCCGCACCGGACCCTGCGAGACCTGGCGCGGGTCCACGGGCCGGTGATGCAGCTGCAGCTCGGCAAGGCGCCGACGGTGGTGCTGTCGTCGGCGGAGGCGGCATGGGAGGCGCTCAAGGCTCATGACCTCGACTGCTGCACGCGGCCCGTGACTGCGGGGACGAAGCGGCTGACCTACGATCTCAAGAACGTGGCGTTCGCACCCTACGGCACGTACTGGCGGAAGGTGCGCAAGCTTCTCACGGTCGAGCTTCTCAGCACGCGCCGTGTCAAGGCGGCTTGGTACGCACGCCATGAGCAG GTGGAGAAACTGATGAGCACGCTGAGCCATGCAGAAGCAAAGCCAGTGGCGCTGGACGAGCACATCTTGAGCCTCTCCGACGGTATCATCGGCACGGTAGCGTTCGGCAACATCTATGGCAGTGATAAGTTCTCCCAGAATAACAGTTTTCAGGCCGCACTCGACGATGTTATGGAGATGCTATCCAGCTCCGGCTCCTCCGCGGAGGACTTGCTCCCCGGAGTCGTTGGCCGCCTTGTTGACCGCCTTACCGGATTCGTAGCCCGCCGCGAGCGAATATTCACACAGTTAGACGCCTTCTTTGAGATGGTCATCCAGCATCACCTGGACCCTAAGCGTGTGCTGCCTCAGAATGGCGGTGACCTCATTGACGTCCTCATCGACCTCTGGAAGAAACCACGTGACACATTTAGCTTCACCAAGGACCACGTCAAGGCCGTAATCTTT TCGACGTTCGTTGCTGGCATTGACACTAGTGCAGCAACGATTATGTGGGCGATGTCGGAGCTGGTCCGGAAGCCGCGCGTGCTCAAGAAGGTGCAGGACCATATtagggccttggtgggaggcaacAAGAGAGTGAAACCAGAAGACATGCCCAAACTCAGCTACCTCAGGATGGTGGTGAAGGAGACCTTGCGGTTGCACCCGGCAGCACCGCTTCTACTGCCAAGGGAGACCATGCGAGACATCAAGATCGGTGGGTATGACGTGCCGGCCAAGACACGGATCTATGTGAATGCATTGGCGATCGGCAGAGACCCGATAAGTTGGTCTAATGACCCAGATGAGTTCAACCCTGATAGGTTTGAAGTAAATGACATAGACTTCAAAGGTGAGCATCCAGAGCTGATGCCgtttggcgcggggcggcggataTGCCCAGGCATCTCCATGGCCATGGCCACCATCGAGTTTACGCTTGCCAATCTGCTCTTCAGTTTTGAGTGGGCGCTCCCAGAGGGGACGACAACGGATGATGTGaacatggaggaagaaggaaggctcATCTTGCACCGAAAGGAGCCACTCGTACTCGTTCCCACCGCATACCACCTCGACCTTTAA